Part of the Sulfuricurvum kujiense DSM 16994 genome, CTTTATCCATTCAACCCTATCCTCCAGGAGATAGCACAGATACCCTTGCGCATCCCGGCCGGTTGAAGAGCGTATCGCCTCACGGTAGCGCGCAATCTGATCTTGGTGTTTTTCGTCCTCTTCGCGGCCGCTTTTATAATCGATGATCACCCATCCGTTTTCCTGCTCGACGAGCAAATCGATTACACCGAGATTCCCTTTATGGCGAATCATCTGTTCTTTGTACCGGACCCCTTGCGTCAGGTGTTTAAAGACCTCATCCTCTATTAGACGGCTGACTCTTTTTTCAATCTCTTCCATCGCTCCCGCATGAAGCGTAGCCCCGTAGCGGTTTCGGGACGATTCGAGCGCACTTTTCATCGACGAAGAATCAAAATCGCCCATCATCTCCAGCGTATAATGCAAGGCTAAGCCGAACTGCACTGCCGCATAATCATGTGTGGCTTCTTTGTGCGACCGGACACTCTCTTCCTGCCGACCGAATTCGAGCGCTTTGAAATTGGGGGCTTTAGGCACTATAGTCGATTCCGTATGACAGGATTTAATCTCCAATACCCCTCGAGCGGACGGAGTGAGTTCGAGCGGATCAAACCATGAGCTTTTGGTTTTTGCAATAACGCTCAGCGACAAAGCGGCTCGGGTCAGCGCGACATACAGCGCATTGAGCTGATCTTCATCGGATGCCCTCTTCTCCGCTTCTAACGCTTTGGCATACATCGGATCGAGTGCTTCGCGCCCTTTGATCCGGTAATGCATCCCCTGAAGCTGCGCCCCTTCGTATTCGTAGACGATCGCATCGCTGCGGCTGCGAGGCGTTCCGAGCCGATCAAGGACGATAACATGTTCAAACTCCAGCCCTTTGGATTTATGTACCGTCATGATCCGTATCCCTTTAAGATCGCTTTGGGGAGAAGAGGCTTCCAAGCGGTCTATCTCAAAAACCACCTCTTCGATATCGCGATAGCTTCTCAGTGCTTCGATAAACAGCAAGGCACTTTTATCGGCAATCCGATATCGTCTGATGAAATCAATCGCGGTCGTGACCGTCTCATGTACGTTTGGACGTTCAATCTCAACACTCTCAATTCCCAGCAAAGCGGCACAATTAGAACGGTAAATCGATTCTCCGAAATAACAGTAACGAAGATACTCGATAAGTGCGCGGACGCTTCGCTGCGAGATAAGAAGCGCCGTCGTCTCGGTTACGACGTCATATCCCCGTTCGCTCAAGACTTCTTCTACCGCACTTCCGTCTTTGTTGGTTGCCGTCAATATAGCGATCTCTTCGGGTGCGGCCCCTACGCCGATCAACAAGGCGACCCTTTCGCTCAGCGTTTCGAGAAGCTCGTCACTGCTTAGAACTTCGACAAATCCACCCGAAAGGGTTTGGGG contains:
- a CDS encoding RecB-like helicase; translation: MEFEPFLAYEASAGSGKTFNLVVRYLSLLFMGENPSSIIALTFTNKAANEMLERIILTLEELPKRSELSQIARLSGIDEAKILEERPKVLARFLRSDIQISTIDKFFGRILRKFALNAGLMPTFKTIQNQHETALLERFLNEVEVSHSEKALVHLSLLSDKRLSDLFSLLSSLYSKYKELNLDAYSTLSVPDDTTEQSMGIAQELSTLVLSKPLSDRARKTMQIESYEDLLGKSWLQKPTLEYWDFKKSYEPRMDELLHEMQSAIAQQMRRREVLYFKELFSILKLYIKSRQNMAVQSNELSFDDITLNVHTLLREKLESEFLYFRLDSRLKHLLLDEFQDTSVIQFDILRPLIEEIRSGIGVNEGGSFFFVGDVKQSIYRFRGGVSALFHQVAELFDVRVEPLRVNYRSRSEIVDFVNGAFEGKIKGYIPQQSPQTLSGGFVEVLSSDELLETLSERVALLIGVGAAPEEIAILTATNKDGSAVEEVLSERGYDVVTETTALLISQRSVRALIEYLRYCYFGESIYRSNCAALLGIESVEIERPNVHETVTTAIDFIRRYRIADKSALLFIEALRSYRDIEEVVFEIDRLEASSPQSDLKGIRIMTVHKSKGLEFEHVIVLDRLGTPRSRSDAIVYEYEGAQLQGMHYRIKGREALDPMYAKALEAEKRASDEDQLNALYVALTRAALSLSVIAKTKSSWFDPLELTPSARGVLEIKSCHTESTIVPKAPNFKALEFGRQEESVRSHKEATHDYAAVQFGLALHYTLEMMGDFDSSSMKSALESSRNRYGATLHAGAMEEIEKRVSRLIEDEVFKHLTQGVRYKEQMIRHKGNLGVIDLLVEQENGWVIIDYKSGREEDEKHQDQIARYREAIRSSTGRDAQGYLCYLLEDRVEWIKCL